One segment of Trachemys scripta elegans isolate TJP31775 chromosome 1, CAS_Tse_1.0, whole genome shotgun sequence DNA contains the following:
- the IL22 gene encoding interleukin-22, with product MVSIQNWMRCSPAWIFFCFCCLPLLLLALPMPPKGAGVAPASHSCRLRKISFQESYIRNRTYTLAKLARISDQDTDNRLIGQQLYVNVQETNRCYVMKRVIEIIVNEVLLSAPRNHYPHIQEVAQFLEALSKELSGCKFSGHREHVEKNLEEMKDKMKQLGVSGKNKAIGELDLLFDYMENACTEAPKRIATSKGGNKKKN from the exons ATGGTGTCCATACAGAACTGGATGAGGTGCTCCCCGGCATGGATCTTTTTCTGCTTCTGCTGTCTTCCTCTCCTTCTCCTGGCCCTCCCCATGCCTCCAAAAGGAGCAGGAGTTGCTCCTGCCAGTCACTCCTGCAGACTCAGAAAGATCAGCTTCCAGGAATCCTACATCAGGAATCGCACCTACACGTTGGCCAAACTG GCTAGAATCTCGGACCAGGACACAGACAACAGGCTCATTGGACAGCAGCTGTACGTTAATGTCCAG GAGACTAATCGCTGCTATGTAATGAAGAGGGTAATAGAGATCATAGTGAATGAAGTACTTCTCTCTGCACCCAGGAACCATTATCCACACATCCAGGAGGTGGCACAGTTCTTAGAAGCTCTGAGCAAAGAGCTAAGTGGCTGC aaattctCAGGACACAGAGAACATGTCGAAAAGAACCTGGAAGAAATGAAAGACAAAATGAAACAG tTGGGAGTTAGTGGAAAGAACAAAGCAATTGGGGAGCTGGATTTGCTCTTTGATTACATGGAAAATGCATGCACTGAAGCACCGAAGAGAATTGCTACTAGTAAGGGaggaaacaagaagaaaaactGA